From Aquificota bacterium, one genomic window encodes:
- a CDS encoding ABC transporter substrate-binding protein yields the protein MGVFVFILFLLFLVSCGDRDKKVVIGVLISGEGRLTKLDGFKDGLKNLGIKNVEFLVYNGENSLKGIEEKAIEIVKDEDKFHIIVAGGSLEAYYLKKIKEDLKAPVVIMGGTAIKTWGFVDEKNRPIRGITGIDNLNTELMEKRVEIFKRFFPDIKKAVVFCTPRFEASKLATRLTIQAGEKHDLKVVPISVNDVRDLEYVISHMKEDGFGAIIITPCFYTENFLTSYILHYARFYQVPVLCLSPEQATKGCTIAYGSSNYDQGYQASYIAYRIIKGERVENIPFEKVNKVKLFVNQGALRELGYTLDKNKLALIDQVVK from the coding sequence ATGGGGGTATTTGTATTTATTCTATTCCTGCTTTTTCTTGTGTCTTGTGGGGATAGGGATAAAAAAGTGGTAATAGGTGTGCTTATATCTGGTGAGGGGAGATTGACAAAGTTAGATGGGTTTAAAGATGGTCTTAAGAACTTAGGAATAAAGAATGTTGAATTTTTAGTGTATAACGGTGAGAACAGTCTTAAAGGTATTGAAGAAAAAGCCATAGAGATTGTAAAGGATGAAGATAAGTTTCATATTATAGTAGCTGGTGGAAGCCTTGAAGCCTATTATCTCAAAAAGATTAAAGAGGATTTGAAGGCTCCAGTAGTCATAATGGGAGGGACAGCTATTAAAACATGGGGCTTTGTAGATGAGAAGAATAGGCCAATAAGAGGTATAACTGGCATTGACAACCTTAATACGGAGCTTATGGAGAAGAGGGTAGAGATATTTAAAAGATTTTTCCCAGATATAAAAAAAGCTGTAGTTTTTTGTACACCACGTTTTGAAGCTTCAAAGCTTGCCACCAGATTAACTATACAAGCTGGAGAAAAGCATGATTTAAAGGTTGTTCCCATAAGTGTTAATGATGTAAGAGACCTTGAATATGTAATAAGCCATATGAAAGAAGATGGCTTTGGAGCTATTATAATAACGCCTTGTTTTTATACGGAAAACTTCCTTACAAGTTATATATTGCATTATGCACGCTTCTACCAAGTACCAGTCTTGTGTTTATCTCCTGAACAAGCCACAAAAGGTTGCACTATAGCCTACGGCAGTTCTAATTATGACCAAGGTTATCAAGCTTCTTATATTGCATACAGAATAATAAAAGGCGAAAGAGTGGAGAATATACCTTTTGAAAAGGTAAATAAAGTAAAACTTTTTGTAAATCAAGGTGCTTTGAGAGAGCTTGGTTATACCTTGGATAAGAATAAACTTGCCCTTATAGACCAAGTTGTAAAATGA
- a CDS encoding glycosyltransferase family 39 protein, translating into MIYVLLFNLFLLTFRILYVLFYPLDLTPEEAQYWDWSRRLDLSYYSKPPMVAYLNFFTRQLLGVSELAVRITPILLSFLLSILTYLFVKKIFDKRTALIASTLPQLTIGFAINSLLMTTDAPFVFFWSLSVMALFFAFEKNSLFLWLLVGLLAGLAFLSKYPAVFLLLCALLYSLIYKRDVLKSPKPYVSLIPAILLSLPVLYWNYKHNFVSFKHVSTLASKSASLLNIDSLLEFLGGQVLLLSLIPFLLLPYVWLKWLKDSKRAFFVSFSLPIFLFFMVLSIFKKVEANWPGFGYFGAFILVSLFLSRSFLLIPTYLFSLFLFILLHFTPLLDHMGLGRLLPPQRDPTKIGIGWSELGKVVSQIRKGEEKVISPHYQISAELAFYVKGNPKTYCINLGRRMNQYDLWEKDYQGDAIFVDYEPINPKVLSASDGIMEKVELPIYWRGEEVRRFYIYRLKNLKKVEEEMPGSY; encoded by the coding sequence ATGATATATGTGCTTCTTTTTAACCTTTTTCTGCTGACCTTTAGAATCCTTTATGTGCTTTTTTATCCCCTTGACCTAACGCCAGAGGAGGCCCAATACTGGGACTGGTCAAGAAGGCTGGACCTTAGCTACTATTCCAAGCCACCTATGGTGGCTTACTTAAACTTTTTTACAAGACAACTCCTTGGAGTCTCCGAGCTTGCGGTAAGGATCACACCCATTTTGCTTTCCTTTCTCCTCTCCATCCTAACATACCTTTTTGTCAAAAAGATCTTTGACAAGAGAACGGCACTTATCGCCTCCACCCTTCCCCAGCTTACCATAGGCTTTGCCATAAACTCCCTTCTTATGACAACAGACGCACCCTTTGTTTTCTTTTGGTCCCTCTCTGTTATGGCCTTATTTTTCGCCTTTGAAAAAAACTCCCTTTTCCTTTGGCTTTTGGTAGGACTTTTGGCAGGCCTTGCCTTTTTGAGCAAATATCCAGCGGTCTTTTTACTCCTTTGTGCCCTGTTGTATAGCCTTATATATAAAAGGGATGTGCTTAAAAGTCCAAAGCCTTATGTTAGCCTAATACCTGCCATACTTTTGAGCCTTCCTGTCCTATACTGGAATTACAAACATAACTTTGTATCCTTCAAACATGTCTCCACCCTTGCCAGCAAGTCAGCAAGCCTTTTAAACATAGACAGCCTTCTTGAGTTTTTGGGCGGACAAGTCCTTCTACTTTCCCTTATTCCCTTCCTTTTGCTTCCTTATGTTTGGCTAAAGTGGTTAAAGGATTCTAAAAGGGCCTTCTTTGTTTCCTTTTCCTTGCCCATCTTCCTATTTTTTATGGTCCTTTCTATTTTTAAAAAGGTGGAGGCCAACTGGCCAGGCTTTGGCTACTTTGGAGCCTTTATACTTGTTAGCCTCTTTCTTTCAAGAAGTTTTTTACTTATCCCTACCTACCTTTTTAGCCTATTTCTTTTTATCCTTTTACACTTTACTCCACTTCTTGACCATATGGGCCTTGGAAGGCTTTTGCCACCGCAGAGGGACCCCACAAAGATAGGTATTGGGTGGTCGGAGCTTGGCAAGGTAGTAAGCCAGATAAGAAAAGGAGAGGAAAAGGTCATAAGCCCCCATTATCAGATAAGTGCAGAACTTGCCTTTTATGTGAAAGGAAATCCAAAAACGTATTGTATAAACCTTGGAAGGAGGATGAACCAATATGACCTGTGGGAGAAGGATTACCAAGGCGATGCCATCTTTGTAGACTATGAGCCCATAAACCCAAAGGTGCTGTCCGCCAGTGATGGTATAATGGAAAAGGTAGAACTTCCTATATATTGGAGAGGAGAGGAAGTAAGAAGGTTTTACATATATAGATTGAAAAATTTGAAGAAAGTGGAGGAAGAAATGCCTGGGAGTTATTAG
- a CDS encoding PAS domain S-box protein, translating into MRQSIKKSIVIVIFFMVFAQFFFVFAYFQVLKDQLKTSWERDKTIILKILADRLSEEINLTQSKIRSLVARYRSLDIDTREILWRITGDMEHITACGYYDTKGRLIFQEARLPTLESIPKSIDRLNWEDEVLNVYSNANGESYLNLKVFDMNSNIPLGFIVCSLNIRDLLKEYTHAYGIQKATIRLLDSQGVPVLVLNQGSNKKQLSLKTNIKNANMSIELREPEDYVYKNAYDFLKLSLLLSFALCGGLFLIGFFTVRRIFKPLEDLKLSVINWAEKKNIEVKGYGEVYILARAFQNLLDSLEKEKRVYMNLFNNLGDALLLVENEKGVIEMANNKFLDMFGIKPEEILGLYVKEISPKLSLGSFTFIPESLLEIKGKSRYASIASIPIDMEEKSYTLFHIKDITDKKNLEFLINRYSRLAIVGEIACSLAHQLNNPLASIMGYTEYIKSVADEKELKDMADVVLKNAERVKNTVKRLLYIAKNCDGSPEEIDPFNFTKDLLDIINFKARKKGVVIELSANVNNKRIFTYPWKLEQILLNIIDNAIDASPMQGKVYINIEEMNSFLVWRIRDEGPGIPSEEVFSPFYTSKENGFGLGLAIAKRFVEEMGGKIEYENLHKGCEVRVYIKKGDGSYENTNS; encoded by the coding sequence ATGAGGCAAAGCATAAAGAAAAGCATAGTAATAGTTATCTTTTTTATGGTTTTTGCTCAGTTTTTCTTTGTTTTTGCATATTTTCAGGTGTTGAAGGACCAGCTAAAAACATCATGGGAAAGGGATAAAACAATAATTTTAAAGATACTTGCAGATAGGCTAAGTGAAGAGATTAACCTAACACAATCAAAAATAAGATCTCTCGTTGCAAGGTATAGAAGCCTTGACATTGATACAAGAGAAATACTATGGAGAATAACGGGAGATATGGAACATATAACGGCCTGTGGTTATTATGACACAAAAGGAAGGCTTATCTTTCAAGAGGCAAGGCTTCCCACCTTAGAAAGTATTCCCAAAAGTATAGATAGGTTAAACTGGGAGGATGAAGTGCTAAATGTATATTCAAATGCTAATGGGGAGAGCTACCTTAACTTGAAGGTTTTTGATATGAACAGCAATATTCCTCTGGGGTTTATAGTTTGTTCCTTAAACATAAGGGACCTACTCAAGGAATATACACATGCTTATGGTATTCAAAAGGCCACTATAAGACTTTTAGACTCTCAAGGGGTGCCTGTGCTTGTGCTAAACCAAGGAAGCAATAAAAAACAGCTTAGCCTTAAAACAAATATTAAAAATGCTAATATGAGTATTGAACTTAGAGAGCCAGAAGATTATGTATATAAGAATGCCTATGATTTCTTAAAATTATCCCTTTTATTGAGCTTTGCTTTGTGTGGAGGGCTATTCCTAATTGGCTTTTTTACCGTTAGGAGAATATTCAAACCACTTGAGGACCTAAAGTTATCTGTTATTAACTGGGCTGAGAAGAAAAACATTGAAGTAAAAGGCTATGGTGAGGTTTATATATTGGCAAGGGCTTTTCAAAACTTGCTTGATAGCCTTGAAAAAGAAAAAAGGGTTTATATGAACCTTTTTAACAACCTTGGAGATGCTTTGCTTTTGGTGGAAAATGAAAAAGGTGTTATAGAAATGGCAAACAACAAATTTTTAGATATGTTTGGTATAAAGCCAGAAGAGATTTTAGGTTTGTATGTAAAAGAGATAAGTCCAAAGCTTAGCCTTGGCTCTTTTACCTTTATACCAGAAAGCCTTTTGGAGATAAAGGGCAAAAGCAGGTATGCTTCTATAGCATCCATACCTATTGATATGGAAGAAAAAAGCTATACTCTCTTCCATATAAAGGATATTACCGACAAAAAGAACCTTGAGTTTCTTATCAATAGGTATTCAAGATTGGCTATTGTTGGTGAGATAGCTTGCTCTTTGGCACATCAATTGAATAATCCTCTGGCTTCTATTATGGGGTATACGGAGTATATAAAAAGTGTAGCCGATGAAAAGGAACTCAAAGATATGGCTGATGTGGTGTTGAAGAATGCCGAAAGGGTAAAAAACACGGTTAAAAGGTTGCTTTACATAGCAAAAAACTGCGATGGTTCACCAGAAGAGATTGATCCTTTTAACTTTACAAAGGACCTTTTGGATATAATTAACTTTAAAGCTAGGAAAAAAGGTGTGGTTATAGAGCTAAGTGCAAATGTGAATAACAAGAGAATTTTTACCTATCCTTGGAAGCTTGAACAGATACTTTTAAACATCATAGATAACGCCATAGATGCTTCACCTATGCAAGGCAAAGTTTATATAAACATAGAGGAAATGAATTCTTTCTTGGTATGGAGGATAAGGGATGAGGGACCAGGAATACCTTCCGAAGAGGTCTTTTCACCTTTTTATACATCAAAGGAAAACGGCTTTGGCCTTGGTTTAGCTATCGCAAAAAGGTTTGTGGAAGAGATGGGAGGGAAAATAGAGTATGAGAATCTACATAAAGGGTGCGAGGTCCGTGTATATATTAAAAAAGGAGATGGGAGCTATGAAAATACTAATAGTTGA
- the recG gene encoding ATP-dependent DNA helicase RecG — protein sequence MDKLEKAKKVIRDLSENNYAKLKRSLGVGIYLFNLLKDSVETSYLDLLKDFDRLPIEKRIGILKILEERLKAPTPSFEIDFSNVEKKPLTAFFKPVEELKVLEEKEKKILKAFGIKDLYSALYFVPLRYEDRRLSNSIKTTRSGQKVALKVRVIDTGFDPQEKYPAWVECEDGTGKLFLRFKYKDKRALYGFRKGQEIIVYGKLKEYKGEKYMVHPELLKDTEAGKIVPFYYIRTDGELKSISAKRRHEILRKTLTKLSEYAKYMPEYLPSKLLEKRKLPRIAESLYFVHRPTNFSEEELNNFSTPFQRRLVYEDLFLFQLALQVIKSQIKGLPAQALQNPEKNIEEFVKSLPFSLTQAQRKVIGEIVEDIKSQRPMNRLLQGDVGSGKTVVAMAIAYAFAKEGYQSAIMVPTEILAQQHYENFKKFLEPLGIKVGLLTSSVKGSLRKSVLYHTKHGNIHVLVGTHALLQEGVEFKRLAFVVIDEQHRFGVMQRKLLLEKGGGLYPHCLVMSATPIPRTLALSLYGDLDLSILDQMPQGRKPVKTMLVFESEFEKVLEAVRSEISKGHKVYVIYPLIEESEKLQLKSAMQEYNKWKELLPGKQVLLLHGRLKEEEKREVMEKFKKEGHLLVSTTVVEVGVDVPDATLMVIESAHRFGLSQLHQLRGRVGRSHLQSYCYLVVPEEIKADSEAIKRLRVLVKSNDGFEIAEEDLRIRGPGELLGVSQSGYFGFWVANLARAQDRFILEQAKEDSVELIKEDASLQNYRDLKRLLLYRYGDKMDLSYIA from the coding sequence ATGGATAAGCTTGAAAAGGCGAAAAAGGTTATAAGGGACCTTTCTGAAAATAACTATGCCAAGCTAAAAAGGAGCCTTGGTGTAGGTATATACCTTTTTAATCTTTTAAAGGACAGCGTGGAAACCTCCTACCTTGACCTTCTAAAAGACTTTGACCGCCTTCCCATTGAAAAGCGTATTGGCATATTAAAGATACTTGAAGAAAGACTAAAAGCACCAACGCCTTCCTTTGAAATAGACTTTTCCAATGTTGAAAAAAAGCCTCTTACGGCCTTTTTTAAGCCTGTGGAAGAACTAAAAGTGTTGGAAGAGAAAGAAAAGAAGATACTAAAAGCCTTTGGCATAAAGGACCTTTACTCCGCCCTATACTTTGTGCCTTTGAGGTATGAAGACAGGAGGCTTTCCAATTCCATAAAAACCACAAGGTCTGGCCAAAAGGTGGCTTTAAAGGTAAGAGTAATTGACACAGGCTTTGACCCTCAGGAGAAGTACCCTGCATGGGTGGAGTGTGAAGACGGCACAGGTAAGCTCTTTTTGAGGTTTAAGTACAAGGATAAAAGGGCCCTTTATGGCTTTAGAAAGGGTCAAGAGATAATAGTCTACGGGAAGCTCAAGGAGTATAAGGGAGAAAAGTATATGGTCCATCCAGAACTCTTAAAAGATACAGAGGCTGGCAAGATAGTACCCTTTTATTACATTAGGACCGACGGAGAGCTAAAGAGCATATCTGCCAAAAGGAGGCATGAGATCTTAAGGAAAACCCTTACAAAGCTCTCCGAATATGCCAAGTATATGCCGGAGTATTTGCCATCAAAGCTTCTTGAAAAAAGAAAGTTGCCAAGAATTGCGGAGAGTCTATATTTTGTGCATAGGCCTACAAACTTCTCGGAAGAAGAGTTAAACAACTTTTCCACACCCTTTCAAAGAAGGCTTGTGTATGAGGACCTCTTCCTCTTCCAGCTTGCCTTGCAGGTTATTAAGTCTCAGATAAAAGGCTTACCAGCTCAAGCCTTGCAAAATCCGGAAAAAAACATAGAAGAGTTTGTAAAAAGCCTACCCTTTAGTTTGACACAGGCCCAAAGAAAAGTGATAGGGGAGATAGTGGAAGACATTAAAAGTCAAAGGCCTATGAACAGGCTTTTGCAGGGAGATGTGGGAAGCGGTAAAACGGTGGTTGCCATGGCCATAGCCTACGCCTTTGCCAAGGAGGGATACCAAAGCGCCATCATGGTGCCTACGGAGATCTTGGCCCAACAGCACTATGAGAACTTCAAAAAATTCCTTGAGCCTCTGGGTATTAAGGTCGGCCTTCTTACCAGTTCTGTAAAGGGAAGTCTAAGGAAGAGTGTGCTATACCATACAAAGCATGGAAATATTCATGTGCTTGTTGGCACCCATGCCCTTCTGCAAGAGGGTGTGGAGTTCAAAAGGCTTGCCTTTGTGGTAATAGACGAACAACACCGTTTTGGTGTGATGCAAAGGAAGTTGCTCTTAGAAAAGGGTGGCGGTCTTTATCCCCATTGTCTTGTGATGAGCGCTACGCCCATACCAAGGACCCTTGCCCTCTCCCTCTATGGAGACCTTGACCTATCCATACTGGACCAGATGCCCCAAGGAAGAAAGCCAGTTAAAACCATGCTCGTCTTTGAATCGGAGTTTGAAAAGGTATTAGAGGCTGTGAGGTCCGAAATTTCAAAAGGTCATAAGGTTTATGTCATATACCCCCTTATAGAAGAGTCGGAAAAGCTACAACTAAAGTCCGCCATGCAAGAGTATAACAAGTGGAAGGAGCTACTACCAGGAAAGCAGGTGCTTCTTTTGCACGGAAGGCTAAAGGAGGAAGAAAAGAGAGAAGTTATGGAGAAGTTCAAAAAGGAGGGCCACCTTTTGGTGTCTACCACAGTGGTGGAAGTGGGTGTGGATGTGCCAGATGCCACCCTAATGGTAATAGAATCTGCCCACCGCTTTGGCCTATCACAGCTCCACCAACTTAGAGGAAGGGTAGGAAGGTCTCACCTGCAAAGCTACTGCTATCTTGTAGTGCCAGAGGAGATTAAGGCAGACTCGGAAGCAATAAAAAGGCTTAGGGTTTTGGTAAAGTCCAACGATGGTTTTGAGATAGCTGAAGAGGACTTAAGGATAAGGGGACCTGGTGAGCTTTTGGGTGTTTCCCAATCGGGTTATTTTGGCTTTTGGGTGGCCAACTTAGCAAGGGCCCAAGATAGGTTTATCCTTGAGCAAGCAAAGGAAGACTCTGTGGAACTCATAAAAGAGGATGCAAGCTTGCAAAATTACAGGGACCTAAAAAGGCTATTGTTATACAGATATGGAGACAAAATGGACCTATCCTATATAGCCTGA
- the plsY gene encoding glycerol-3-phosphate 1-O-acyltransferase PlsY, whose amino-acid sequence MDSLLLVIFAYLYGSVLFGEHIAKYKGVDIRAVGSGNVGATNVGRALGKKYALLVFLLDLSKGLIPMLLARLYYGLDSWTAFFVGIASLLGHMYPIFHGFKGGKGVATGFGVLIAISPLISILSIALWGLVFKWKGIVSIASLSASAFAIVLLLLSYPFKIFLMALIMFLLILYRHKENIYRLMEGKEYKFKT is encoded by the coding sequence ATGGATAGTCTGCTCTTAGTAATCTTTGCCTACCTCTATGGGTCTGTGCTTTTTGGCGAGCATATTGCTAAGTATAAGGGCGTGGATATAAGGGCCGTGGGAAGTGGAAATGTGGGTGCTACCAATGTGGGAAGGGCCCTTGGCAAAAAGTATGCCCTCTTGGTATTCCTTTTGGACCTCTCAAAAGGCCTTATCCCTATGCTTTTGGCAAGGCTATACTACGGCCTTGATAGTTGGACTGCCTTCTTTGTAGGTATTGCAAGCCTTTTGGGGCATATGTATCCTATCTTTCATGGTTTTAAAGGTGGCAAGGGTGTGGCCACAGGCTTTGGCGTTCTCATTGCCATATCTCCCCTAATATCCATCCTTTCCATAGCCCTTTGGGGCCTTGTATTCAAATGGAAGGGTATAGTTTCCATAGCTTCCTTGAGTGCTTCCGCCTTTGCCATAGTGCTTTTATTGCTTTCCTATCCCTTCAAAATCTTCCTTATGGCCCTTATTATGTTCCTTCTTATCCTTTACAGACACAAAGAAAACATCTATAGGCTTATGGAGGGCAAAGAGTACAAGTTTAAAACATGA
- the sbcD gene encoding exonuclease subunit SbcD: MRLLHVADLHAGKRLYDRISRNEDLLYAFEQIKRICKEEKVEVLLIAGDVFDKRNPDFESHGIIFEFLTEINSLGLHILLIAGNHDSYDFMKIHKPLKKLANIHVFDRPSKDIKEMVFEYGDLKVACIPYPDERVITHLHEDKERSYAEKVALYMKALANEVRDARYKVLMAHLMLDRAKVAGSEIEYTVSPAFAVRTDSIPEDFDYVALGHVHRNQRVEGAVPKVYYAGSPYQIDFSEKGMDKFVNLLVLEDGLVKVNPIRLDLKRQLIEVSLKEEDNISQALEPFAHMDVLVKVFLSVRMGDPFYNYKRDLVKKILGEKLAKLEIEPIGTSKPTELKGNNLNLIDLYVNFYKHRYEAEPSDSLKKLLQDLINRASHEAHTP, translated from the coding sequence ATGAGGTTGCTTCATGTGGCAGATTTGCATGCTGGAAAGAGGCTATACGATAGAATAAGCAGGAATGAGGACTTGCTTTATGCCTTTGAGCAGATAAAAAGGATATGCAAAGAGGAAAAGGTAGAGGTGCTTTTGATAGCTGGTGATGTTTTTGATAAAAGAAATCCAGATTTTGAATCTCATGGAATTATTTTTGAATTTCTTACAGAGATAAACTCCCTTGGGCTTCATATACTTCTTATAGCTGGCAATCATGACAGCTATGACTTTATGAAAATACACAAACCACTTAAAAAGCTTGCCAACATACATGTTTTTGATAGACCATCAAAGGATATAAAGGAAATGGTCTTTGAGTATGGGGATTTAAAGGTAGCCTGTATACCTTATCCCGATGAAAGAGTAATTACACACCTGCATGAAGATAAGGAAAGAAGCTATGCGGAAAAGGTGGCCCTTTATATGAAGGCCTTGGCGAATGAGGTGAGGGATGCACGGTATAAGGTGCTTATGGCCCATCTTATGCTGGATAGGGCCAAGGTAGCGGGTAGTGAGATAGAATACACGGTAAGCCCTGCCTTTGCAGTCAGAACAGACTCCATACCAGAAGATTTTGATTATGTGGCCCTTGGCCATGTGCATAGGAACCAGAGAGTAGAAGGAGCAGTGCCAAAGGTCTATTATGCTGGAAGCCCATACCAGATAGACTTTTCGGAAAAGGGTATGGATAAGTTTGTAAACCTTTTGGTGCTTGAAGATGGCCTTGTAAAGGTCAATCCAATAAGGCTTGACCTAAAAAGACAGCTAATAGAGGTAAGCCTTAAAGAAGAGGACAATATTTCTCAAGCCTTGGAGCCATTTGCCCATATGGATGTTTTGGTAAAAGTGTTTCTAAGCGTAAGAATGGGCGATCCCTTTTATAACTACAAGAGGGACCTTGTGAAAAAAATATTGGGTGAAAAGCTTGCCAAGCTTGAAATAGAGCCAATAGGGACTTCAAAGCCAACGGAGCTAAAAGGAAATAATCTCAACCTTATAGACCTTTATGTTAATTTTTATAAACATAGATATGAAGCTGAGCCATCGGATAGTTTAAAAAAGCTTTTACAAGACCTAATAAACAGAGCAAGCCATGAGGCCCATACGCCTTGA
- a CDS encoding TIGR00730 family Rossman fold protein — MNSEDLSLIEELKIKQGDTWRVLKIMSEFVRGFDALSSVGPAITFFGSSRLKEDDHYYKMAYRTAFMLGSLGFHIITGGGPGIMEAANRGGKDAGTLSVGLNIQIPTEQIPNPYQNLSLNFDYFFVRKVMLLRYSTAYIIFPGGFGTLDELFEALTLIQTGKSPPFPIILFGYEYWKKLLDFMQDTMANYGTISKEDLSLISLCNSPEEAVKLVLEEMKSLHKKLKEEEGYSHFFKRLEDILIRAGVLL, encoded by the coding sequence ATGAACAGTGAGGACCTTAGCCTAATAGAAGAGCTTAAGATAAAGCAGGGCGATACTTGGCGTGTGTTAAAGATTATGAGCGAGTTTGTCCGTGGCTTTGATGCCCTTTCTTCTGTAGGCCCAGCCATCACCTTCTTTGGAAGCTCAAGGCTAAAGGAAGATGACCACTACTATAAGATGGCTTACAGAACTGCCTTTATGTTGGGTAGCCTTGGTTTTCATATCATAACTGGCGGTGGCCCTGGCATAATGGAGGCGGCCAACAGGGGAGGAAAGGACGCAGGCACCCTTTCGGTAGGTCTAAACATACAAATACCCACAGAACAGATACCTAATCCTTACCAAAACCTTTCTTTAAACTTTGACTACTTTTTTGTTAGGAAGGTTATGCTCCTTAGGTATTCCACGGCCTATATCATATTTCCCGGTGGCTTTGGCACACTTGATGAGCTTTTTGAAGCCCTAACCCTTATACAAACGGGCAAAAGCCCACCCTTTCCTATCATACTCTTTGGCTATGAATATTGGAAAAAGCTCTTAGACTTTATGCAAGACACAATGGCAAACTATGGCACCATAAGCAAGGAAGACCTAAGTTTAATATCCTTGTGCAACAGCCCTGAGGAGGCTGTAAAGCTTGTTTTGGAAGAGATGAAAAGTCTTCATAAAAAGTTAAAGGAGGAGGAAGGCTATAGCCACTTTTTCAAAAGATTGGAGGATATACTTATAAGGGCTGGGGTTTTGCTATGA